The genomic window CCGTCGAACGGATTGCAGCCGCGCGCCGGGTGCCGCGACGAACCGTCTACCGGGAAGCCTTGCGCGGCAAACCACGCACCTGATATATAATTCATGTACAAGTTGAGTGCATCAGGCGGGAGGGCTAAAGCCCGCCCCTTGTACGGACTCATGTGCCGGTCAGACATATCCGGAGGTTATGCGGGCGGGGATAAACCCCGAGGGCCGTGCGGATCCGTAGGGTGGGCACGGTCCCACCGTGCCCACGGTCCGGCCGGGAGCTTCCCCATCGGGCCGATGGTATGGCCGGGAGGGAACAGCGTGCCCGCGGTCCGGCCGAGCCTCGTACCCCGTACTCGTCATGATCGCTGTGAAAGCGTGCGGCCATGGGGGCGTTCCACACGTCGGCTCCGGATCGTTCATGGCGCCAAGCACTGGGGCAAGGGTATTGGGACCGCGGGCTGCGCCGCCGCGCACCCCGCCCTGCGCGAATCAAGAGTTGACAAAGAGCACAGTTGCACTGTCTGACGGGCACATCGGTACGTGGGAGCGGGCTTATCACCGCCCGCCTCATCATCCGTTGACCCCATCTCCTGCGCTTTTTCATGCACGCCGGTATGAAGATTCAACCCGGTTCAGGTTGCGTTCAATTCCTGGACGGGCTGTGCGATCTTGTTGATCCTGCCGACTTCGCGGACGATTTCAGCGGGGGAGCAGTATTCCCTCTCGGGGATGCGCTCCAATATCTCCACCACCATTCGCGTGCTCGGGCCCGGACCCCGTCGGGCGTGCGACAGGATCATGCCCTTGTCTGCCGGAAAGTGGATGCTCTTGAGATGTTTCATGATGTTGGCCGGGCCACCGCCCCTCACGCCCCTGGTCATGGTACTTTCCTTCCCCGAATATCATGAGAAGTCCGCGTCATCGAAAGTGTCGTCCCACATGAATCGCACGCCCTCCGATTCCGCTCCTCCCTGAAGGTTTTCAGCCAAAAATGATGGACCGAATGATACCTGAGTTGAGCGATTCAAATGCTCGGAGCGCGGTTCTGTCGGACGAAAGGCCCTCCACTGCGCGCGGCCGGGCAACCCGTCGGGCGGAGAAGCGGTTTATCCCCACCCGCGGTGAATCCTGCTCGTACCGCCCTGTGCACGGAATCGCTCAATTGAAGTGATAACGAAGCATACAGGAGTTCGGCGAATTTTAAAATACTGTGAAGTGTGTATTCGAATTATGAATAAAAGTTAATTCAACTGCCGGAAGCGCCGGTGAGGAAGGCCGCCCCCGGAGTGGGCAAGGGGATTCGGCTCGACGAAAATCGTGGCGAATCCCCTGTCGGGCACGAAATTTGACTGCCGGTTCCGATCGGGTTCATGGACTGCCGGCGTAAGCGAAGGCGCGACGGAACGGGATTGAACCCCCCTCCGGAACCGGGCGTGCGGTGGAATCCGGGCCGCGAGGGCTTGATCATCTGCCGTTCTATGCGCCGGCAGCCAAGATCAGTTCGAGGTGACCGGCGGTCCCTGAGGCGGGCTTGATTCGCCGCCGCTCCGAGTCACCTCCTCGAATGCCGTCCGGTATTGCCGGTTCGGGCGGACCGGGGGATGCGCGTAGGCTAAGGGAAAGGCTGTCCGGCCTCACCAGCCCACATAAACCCCGCGGTTTTTCAGGGTTTCAACGTCCTTGCAGTCCTTGACGTCTCCTTTCGCCGGGTCGCAGTTGTGGCTCAGACCGGTATCGCGCAGCCAGACGTAATCGTTCATGCCCAACCCGGGATTGTCCACCAGCGGCTGGATGTCCTCGACCTCGGTGGAATCGAGGTTCACGCTTCCGATGTCGTGGAGGAACGCAAGATCGGATATATCCGCGACCGGGTTGCGGGCGAGACTCAACACCACGAGGTTGGACAGGGATTGCAGTCCTGCGGCCGTCGAGACCCGGTTGTCGGAGGCGTGAAGGTTGAGCAGGCCGGTCAACATGAAAAGCGGTTCCAGGCTTTGGATGAGGTTGCCGCTCAAATTCAGTTCCTTCAGCTTCGCCAGGCCGGAGAGGGGGCTGATGTTACCGATTCGGTTCTGGTCGAGGCTGAGATAGGTGAGATCGATCAGATTTTCGAGCGTTTCCACCGACTGAATCCGGTTGCGGCCCAGGTCGAGTACAATCAGCTTCTTGCACCACTGGATAGGCCAGATGTCAATTAATTGGTTGTCGTATAGCTCGAGGCTCTTCAACTCATCCAGGAACCGAAGCGGCCGCAGGTTCGCCACTTGATTGCGGGTCAGGTTGAGTTGAGTGATTTTCCTGAGGCGGGCCAGGGGTGCGACGTCCGCTATGAGATGATTCGGGAGCTGCAGCGATTGAAGGTTGCCGCAATACTCGAGACCCGAGAGATTGCTGATCTTGCCGTCGTAGCCCCAGTCGTCGATCGACTCCAACCGGATCAGGTCGCTCTTCAGAATGGGCCCCGTGGGTTTTCCGATCGCTTTCCTGACGATGGACCTGAGCACGGGGTCGGGAAACGCGACCGGCAGGTCCCCGTTATAAACGAGGGTGTAGTCGCCGCCGAACATCAAGGCCATCACGACGACCGCCACTTGGTCCCATTCGTTCTCGGCAAGCTTCTTATGGATGCTGAAGCTCGAGCCCTCCCCGTTATACGCGGCCACGCCCAGGTTGTCTTTCGTGCCCAGCACATAGTAGCGAAAAACGCCGCTCTCCGATCCTTTGAGCTTGAAGGTGAATTCCGTAACGGAGGGGTCCAGCGGGAAAACATAGTAGTGGGCGCCGAAGGCTTGCAGCGTTCCG from Syntrophobacter fumaroxidans MPOB includes these protein-coding regions:
- a CDS encoding DUF2795 domain-containing protein, whose amino-acid sequence is MTRGVRGGGPANIMKHLKSIHFPADKGMILSHARRGPGPSTRMVVEILERIPEREYCSPAEIVREVGRINKIAQPVQELNAT